One Pyrenophora tritici-repentis strain M4 chromosome 5, whole genome shotgun sequence DNA window includes the following coding sequences:
- a CDS encoding MFS-1 domain containing protein, whose protein sequence is MGFLNFPQLRYHGPWVQMLIAGIGVGSSAGIYVALNLLGAGGGRPDSAQVVQVVNATLCAVWFLSSSFGGSILNKLGPGVTMCIGVQTYAVYVGSLWYYDETGKKGYPYAAGPIIGIGAGMVFITAGYVATAYPEEREKGSYATILMNMQALGSVISGIIPVIINRDSDTVAGVPRSVYISFIAIMVVGGLLCLFLLRPHKLKRDDGSVVAVDRPRGAWEELRSNLLVFKDPMLLMMLPAFLPSEGFLVYSGSVNAFNNNLRTRSLLSFIAVVLQIPAGWALQYVLDYPGWGRRKRGLVGLTGVCVPLVIAWVWEMIRTRNYDRNSPPTHPTDWTDPKFGWIFFLFMLNWVFSQLWHNIVYYWIGSLTNSPHKLTHYVGVFRGVLGAGEAICFGLDSIKIPFIAEAGGILLFYVMGIASFYYLGIYHIKDTNYDKTEEGAVIPNHVLQEEGWTPALEAGSSAASNKQGGEVTEVEKGGSLDRGEKA, encoded by the exons ATGGGTTTTCTGAACTTTCCCCAATTACGTTACCATGGACCCTGGGTTCAGATGCTGATTGCAGGTATAGGTGTTGGTTCATCTGCAGGCATCTATGTCGCCCTCAATCTACTGGGTGCCGGTGGTGGAAGGCCGGACTCAGCACAGGTCGTTCAAGTCGTCAATGCGACTTTATGTGCAG TATGGTTTCTCTCATCCTCTTTCGGTGGCTCCATCTTGAACAAACTGGGTCCTGGTGTCACCATGTGCATCGGAGTTCAAACATACGCTGTATATGTCGGATCCCTCTGGTACTACGATGAGACTGGCAAAAAAGGTTATCCATACGCTGCAGGTCCCATTATCGGAATCGGCGCAGGCATGGTCTTCATCACCGCTGGTTATGTCGCAACAGCATACCcagaagaaagagaaaagGGCTCCTATGCAACGATATTGATGAACATGCAAGCGCTTGGCTCCGTCATTAGCGGTATCATACCCGTCATCATCAACAGAGATTCCGATACTGTCGCGGGCGTCCCTCGTTCAGTTTACATCTCCTTCATCGCCATCATGGTCGTCGGTGGTTTGCTGTGCCTTTTCCTGCTACGACCACACAAGCTCAAAAGAGATGATGGCTCAGTAGTAGCTGTTGATCGGCCAAGAGGAGCTTGGGAGGAGCTCAGATCGAATCTTTTGGTATTCAAAGACCCCATGTTGCTCATGATGCTACCCGCTTTCTTGCCTTCTGAGGGGTTCCTGGTATACAGCGGATCAGTTAATG CTTTTAACAACAACCTCCGCACGCGCTCACTATTATCCTTCATCGCTGTGGTTTTGCAGATACCTGCGGGCTGGGCTTTGCAATACGTTCTTGACTACCCAGGCTGGGGACGCCGAAAGCGTGGATTGGTTGGTTTGACTGGAGTCTGTGTGCCTCTGGTTATCGCCTGGGTCTGGGAGATG ATTCGCACCCGCAACTACGACCGTAACAGCCCACCCACTCACCCTACGGATTGGACAGATCCAAAATTCGGTTGGATCTTCTTCCTGTTCATGCTGAACTGGGTCTTCTCGCAGCTATGGCACAACATAGTATACTACTGGATTGGATCCCTCACAAACTCGCCACATAAACTCACCCACTACGTTGGCGTTTTCCGTGGAGTCCTCGGCGCAGGCGAAGCAATCTGCTTCGGCCTAGACAGCATCAAGATTCCCTTCATTGCCGAAGCAGGTGGTATCCTCTTATTCTACGTCATGGGCATTGCAAGCTTCTACTACCTTGGAATCTATCACATAAAGGACACGAACTACGACAAGACAGAAGAAGGGGCAGTTATTCCGAATCATGTCCTACAGGAAGAAGGGTGGACACCGGCACTGGAAGCCGGCTCCAGTGCAGCTTCAAACAAGCAGGGCGGAGAAGTCACGGAGGTTGAGAAGGGGGGCTCATTGGATCGTGGAGAAAAAGCCTAA
- a CDS encoding 2OG-FeII-Oxy-2 domain containing protein: MRKADLENDPDIFDLSKRDHFSEERKDIWRPAGIIPAAQIEAACQAYARGKALSVPAEDAQIFEHRDFPGLQVISGLLPPETQVLFTSCLMHRDLADPGHKINLQVDYDIPYPPKPTSEGLRFDSNFFLRGRAEEEDFLIPKNPDKQKPLNNEQFLYTKLRWLTLGEQYDWPTRSYAKHATPFPEDLSTLVTGLFPHIRPESGVVLMYSAKDFMPVHRDVSEQCQRALASFSVGCDGIFLMARGEDDGEGEDAPRSVAIRVHSGDVVHLTGNARWAWHAMARSIPSTCPAHLASWPVGTPGSTSAEEKAYKKWKGYMGTKRINVSCRQVWD, translated from the coding sequence ATGCGCAAAGCCGACCTAGAGAATGATCCAGACATTTTTGATCTCAGCAAACGTGATCATTTTAGCGAAGAACGGAAAGATATATGGCGCCCCGCAGGTATCATCCCAGCTGCTCAAATCGAGGCTGCTTGCCAGGCTTATGCAAGGGGTAAAGCACTATCGGTACCTGCAGAAGACGCACAGATTTTCGAACACCGGGATTTCCCTGGTCTTCAGGTCATCTCTGGCCTTCTTCCACCCGAGACCCAAGTGCTCTTTACTTCATGTCTGATGCATAGGGATTTGGCCGACCCAGGCCACAAAATCAACCTTCAGGTGGATTACGATATTCCGTACCCACCGAAGCCTACATCAGAAGGACTAAGGTTTGACAGCAACTTCTTCCTTCGCGGGCGCGCAGAGGAAGAGGACTTTCTGATACCAAAGAATCCTGATAAACAGAAACCACTCAATAATGAGCAATTTCTCTACACTAAGCTTCGCTGGCTCACGCTAGGGGAACAATACGACTGGCCGACTCGTAGTTATGCAAAGCATGCAACGCCATTCCCAGAAGACCTCTCAACACTAGTCACTGGTCTTTTCCCACATATTCGGCCCGAATCTGGCGTTGTTCTGATGTACTCGGCCAAGGACTTTATGCCTGTACACCGCGACGTTAGCGAGCAATGCCAACGAGCGCTCGCAAGCTTCAGTGTCGGTTGCGATGGCATATTTCTCATGGCTAGGGGAGAGGATGATGGAGAAGGGGAGGATGCACCAAGAAGTGTCGCGATCCGAGTTCACAGTGGTGATGTTGTGCATCTCACAGGTAATGCTCGATGGGCATGGCATGCGATGGCACGTTCGATCCCAAGCACATGCCCAGCACATCTCGCAAGTTGGCCAGTTGGGACGCCAGGCTCTACTTCAGCTGAGGAGAAGGCCTACAAGAAGTGGAAAGGTTATATGGGTACTAAGCGTATCAATGTCAGCTGTCGGCAGGTGTGGGATTAG
- a CDS encoding guanyl-specific ribonuclease Pb1 — translation MHFLTTLFLTLTPLALALPTSPPTSAIAVEPRQSCYATCGTVCYTSAQVSAAVKAGYGYYNNGDEAGSSTYPHTYNNYEGFNFPVSGPYQEFPLKKSGTYTGGSPGADRVIFNTKGQLAGEITHTGASGNNFVACT, via the exons ATGCACTTCCTAACCACACTCTTCCTGACCCTCACCCCACTCGCTCTCGCACTTCCTACCTCCCCTCCCACTTCCGCTATTGCCGTCGAACCCAGACAAAGCTGCTACGCCACCTGCGGCACTGTCTGCTACACCTCCGCCCAAGTCAGCGCCGCCGTAAAAGCAGGCTACGGCTACTACAACAACGGTGACGAAGCGGGCAGTTCGACGTATCCGCACACGTACAATAACTACGAGGGGTTTAATTTCCCGGTTTCTGGGCCGTATCAGGAGTTTCCGTTGAAGAAGTCGGGGACGTATACTGGTG GATCACCCGGTGCAGATAGAGTTATTTTCAATACAAAAGGCCAGTTGGCGGGGGAGATTACGCATACGGGGGCTAGTGGGAATAACTTTGTTGCGTGTACGTGA
- a CDS encoding Bestrophin multi-domain protein encodes MDASTPTLHHTRRPTYPLAHAFRRKPRRIPLVLRFAKGAVHDIIVTPVLLHSLWTVLIVYIDTRYVDSISIPATIIPSLSIVVGLMLVFRNSTGYDRFWTGRNCLTTIGTSVRNLARISLVNSHDRDGHASEAERRDTERIVRVLVAVLYSIKHNLRAEFNIPPASLASMPTQQPSVYPQRSRPVSRRPSYIDRNGSFPTLSFASTAVPSTATTPLLSQSTATLENGDGTTPMKKDEYVSLLPEGLMGYEDQGLGLPLQLTILVEGYIRRGADRGWFNAPLSSQMTVQLNSLVDAYGRMETIHSTPIPVAHLIHQKQVLALYGCVLPFAIVDDYKWWSVPVVAIIAFTLYGIEGIGMQLEDPFGYDKNDIKMDGIIEDTRQEVMVLLEEWKASHEGRAMGGMFETDCY; translated from the coding sequence ATGGACGCGTCTACTCCAACGCTTCATCATACCCGCCGCCCAACTTACCCCCTCGCTCACGCCTTTCGCCGTAAACCACGCCGTATCCCGCTCGTTCTGCGCTTCGCAAAGGGTGCCGTCCACGACATCATCGTTACCCCAGTGTTACTCCACTCACTCTGGACCGTCCTCATCGTCTACATCGATACTCGCTATGTCGACTCCATCTCGATCCCCGCGACCATCATACCCTCGCTCTCCATCGTCGTGGGCCTGATGCTCGTCTTCCGCAACAGCACCGGCTACGACCGCTTCTGGACCGGCAGGAACTGTCTCACGACGATTGGCACCAGCGTCCGCAATCTAGCCCGAATCTCCCTTGTAAACTCTCATGACCGCGACGGCCACGCCAGCGAAGCCGAGAGAAGAGATACGGAACGTATAGTACGCGTCCTCGTGGCCGTCCTATACAGTATCAAACACAACCTCCGCGCCGAATTCAACATTCCCCCCGCCAGTCTAGCATCCATGCCCACCCAGCAACCCAGCGTGTACCCCCAGCGCTCGCGCCCCGTTTCCCGCCGCCCCAGCTACATCGACCGCAACGGCAGTTTCCCCACCCTCTCCTTCGCCTCCACCGCCGTTCCCAGCACAGCCACGACCCCCCTCCTCAGCCAATCCACCGCCACGCTCGAAAACGGCGACGGCACTACCCCCATGAAGAAAGACGAATACGTCTCCCTCCTCCCCGAAGGCCTTATGGGCTACGAAGACCAAGGCCTCGGCCTACCCCTCCAACTCACAATCCTAGTCGAAGGCTACATCCGTCGCGGCGCTGACAGAGGCTGGTTCAATGCCCCGCTCTCCTCGCAAATGACAGTGCAGTTGAACTCGCTCGTTGACGCTTACGGTCGCATGGAAACGATTCACTCGACGCCTATCCCCGTCGCCCACTTGATCCACCAGAAACAGGTGCTGGCGCTGTATGGCTGCGTGCTGCCGTTTGCTATTGTCGATGATTATAAGTGGTGGAGTGTGCCTGTTGTGGCTATTATCGCATTTACCTTGTACGGTATTGAGGGCATTGGCATGCAGCTCGAGGATCCGTTTGGGTACGATAAGAATGATATCAAGATGGATGGTATTATTGAGGATACGAGACAGGAGGTCATGGTGTTATTGGAGGAGTGGAAAGCCAGTCATGAGGGAAGGGCTATGGGTGGCATGTTTGAGACGGATTGTTACTAA
- a CDS encoding FHA domain protein: MTRTRSETAQPQLQVRNNTGPTPMSTPAPVTAPIMEAASETPAGSKHLPSIRFIPHQDPRAGRPSLIFPTINRTLPDEDAILRVGRYSERDNIPEISPNTPSAAAIGFKSKVVSRKHCELWCKDGNWYIKDVKSSSGTFLNHIRLSQPNVESKPFRIKDGDIIQLGIDFRGGEEMIFRCVKIRVECNRGWQQGLNTFNKQTHARLRALAKSQKPVAGDNASTHTSECAICLMSIAPCQSLFVAPCSHVWHYKCIRPILNGPTWPNFLCPNCRAVADLEEDVEDMGDMEDWEGEEEVANGEPTTDTTADQADRHVTPRGSGAPNNGDESDEEFADLRQQITNIDFNTSDTPNGNTNPSVLETPQRRLTPPTGSATVSQPVAINVLEANEWTGLSPLNPTTVDGLTPDRIHDGPMTPRNDAGPFVLDGSAGRASGTRLRDSSNSDSDSTGALSTRSSNDAPSLPPVRFN, encoded by the exons ATGACAAGAACACGTTCCGAGACTGCTCAACCGCAGCTACAAGTGCGCAACAACACCGGGCCCACACCAATGTCAACGCCTGCTCCAGTGACCGCGCCCATAATGGAAGCCGCTTCTGAAACTCCAGCTGGCTCAAAGCACCTCCCGTCGATTCGCTTCATCCCCCATCAGGACCCTCGAGCTGGTCGCCCCTCGCTGATATTTCCCACCATCAACCGCACCCTGCCCGACGAGGACGCCATACTCCGTGTAGGCCGCTACTCCGAGCGTGACAACATTCCCGAGATCTCGCCCAACACGCCCTCTGCCGCGGCTATTGGCTTCAAGTCAAAAGTGGTCAGCCGGAAGCACTGCGAGCTGTGGTGCAAAGATGGCAACTGGTACATAAAAGATGTGAAGAGCTCTTCGGGTACCTTTCTAAACCATATCCGGCTCAGTCAGCCCAACGTCGAGTCAAAACCTTTCCGGATAAAGGACGGCGATATTATCCAGTTGGGAATAGACTTCCGTGGAGGTGAAGAAATGATCTTTAGATGTGTCAAGATTCGCGTCGAATGCAACCGCGGTTGGCAACAGGGTCTAAACACATTCAA CAAACAAACCCATGCACGGCTGCGTGCTCTTGCTAAGAGCCAAAAGCCAGTCGCCGGCGATAATGCCTCGACGCATACTTCAGAATGCGCAATTTGCTTAATGTCGATAGCG CCATGTCAATCGCTGTTCGTAGCGCCCTGCTCGCACGTCTGGCACTACAAGTGCATCCGTCCAATTCTGAACGGTCCAACATGGCCAAACTTCCTCTGCCCGAACTGCAGGGCTGTAGCAGACTTGGAAGAGGATGTTGAAGATATGGGAGACATGGAGGACTGGGAGGGTGAAGAGGAGGTGGCAAATGGCGAACCTACCACGGATACCACCGCAGACCAAGCAGACCGCCACGTTACGCCACGTGGCTCGGGCGCGCCCAATAACGGTGATGAGTCTGACGAGGAGTTTGCCGACCTGCGACAGCAAATTACGAACATCGACTTCAATACCTCAGACACTCCGAACGGGAACACTAACCCATCGGTACTGGAAACACCACAACGCCGTCTGACGCCTCCCACAGGATCGGCCACTGTCTCACAACCAGTGGCAATCAATGTGCTGGAAGCAAACGAATGGACTGGCCTCTCGCCCCTGAACCCTACCACGGTTGACGGCTTGACACCCGATCGCATCCACGACGGCCCAATGACGCCCCGAAACGACGCCGGCCCCTTTGTACTCGATGGAAGCGCTGGTAGAGCCTCGGGCACTCGCTTACGCGACTCTTCAAATTCGGATTCTGACAGCACTGGCGCGCTCAGCACCCGCAGCAGCAACGACGCGCCCAGTCTGCCTCCTGTCCGCTTCAACTAG
- a CDS encoding mitochondrial-processing peptidase subunit alpha, giving the protein MLRPHTYRPLTRGLSKTSSALTRSATCASKRSLATAVAEERDPAELDQITTLPNGIRVATEALPGHFSGIGVYVDAGSRYENDALRGVSHIIDRLAYKSTRNTTSDQMMEKMQTLGGNIQCSSSRESLMYQSATFNSAVDTTVGVLAETIRDPLVTEDEVQQQLETADYEIGEIWGRPELILPELVHMAAYKDNTLGNPLLCPKERLPFINRAVVDAYRKEFYKPDRIVIAFAGVNHNEAVRLTEQYFGDMEKGTGPALVSVGDSATSNSLPQQQNFTADHPTPTGAPPANVQTTLQNTILQEPLHFRHLQRLRKHIL; this is encoded by the exons ATGCTAAGACCGCACACATACCGCCCACTGACCCGAGGGCTATCCAAGACGTCATCGGCGCTCACAAGATCAGCAACATGCGCAAGTAAACGGAGTTTAGCGACGGCCGTCGCAGAAGAGCGG GACCCCGCCGAACTCGACCAAATCACCACACTTCCCAATGGCATCCGCGTTGCGACTGAAGCCCTGCCAGGCCACTTCTCTGGCATTGGTGTCTATGTTGACGCCGGCTCACGGTACGAAAACGATGCGCTGCGAGGAGTAAGCCACATTATCGACCGTTTGGCCTACAAGTCAACCCGTAATACCACTAGCGACCAGATGATGGAGAAGATGCAGACACTGGGAGGAAACATCCAGTGTTCCTCCAGCAGAGAGTCTCTCATGTACCAGTCCGCCACGTTCAATTCCGCCGTAGACACCACCGTTGGTGTGCTAGCAGAGACGATACGCGATCCCTTGGTTACGGAAGATGAGGTGCAGCAACAGTTGGAAACGGCCGACTACGAAATTGGCGAGATCTGGGGCAGGCCAGAACTGATTCTGCCCGAACTCGTGCACATGGCGGCATACAAAGACAACACTCTGGGCAACCCACTGCTGTGTCCCAAGGAGCGCCTACCCTTCATCAACCGTGCGGTTGTCGACGCATACCGAAAAGAGTTCTACAAGCCCGACAGGATAGTGATTGCCTTTGCCGGTGTGAACCACAACGAGGCTGTGCGATTAACAGAACAGTACTTTGGCGACATGGAGAAAGGCACCGGTCCAGCCCTCGTCAGCGTAGGCGACAGCGCGACATCCAACTCGCTACCACAGCAGCAGAACTTCACGGCTGACCACCCCACGCCAACCGGCGCACCCCCCGCAAACGTCCAAACTACTCTCCAAAATACCATTCTTCAAGAACCTCTCCACTTCCGCCACCTCCAGCGCCTCCGTAAACACATCCTTTGA
- a CDS encoding mitochondrial-processing peptidase subunit alpha, whose translation MLPRLSHIHLAFEALPISSPDIYACAVLQTLLGGGGSFSAGGPGKGMYSRLYTNVLNQHGWVESCVAFNHSYTDSGLFGIAAACAPTHVTQMLEVMCRELKSLGDEAGYSALKDGEVQRAKNQLRSSLLMNLESRMVELEDLGRQVQVHGRKVGAKEMCKKIEDVTVKDLRRVARQVFGGEVKNVGGGSGAPTVVLQEGEQEGFTRKDFTWDDIQSRIARWKLGRK comes from the coding sequence ATGTTACCACGCCTATCCCACATCCACCTCGCCTTCGAAGCCCTCCCCATCTCCTCCCCCGACATCTACGCCTGCGCCGTCCTGCAAACACTCCTCGGCGGTGGTGGTTCCTTCAGTGCCGGCGGCCCCGGAAAAGGCATGTATTCGCGCCTCTACACAAACGTGCTCAACCAACACGGCTGGGTCGAGTCGTGCGTAGCTTTCAACCACAGCTACACCGACAGCGGCCTCTTCGGTATCGCCGCCGCCTGTGCACCAACCCACGTCACCCAAATGCTCGAAGTCATGTGTCGCGAACTCAAATCTCTAGGCGACGAAGCCGGCTACTCTGCCCTCAAGGACGGAGAGGTCCAACGCGCGAAAAATCAGCTCCGCTCTTCGCTCCTCATGAACCTCGAGTCGCGCATGGTCGAACTAGAGGATCTGGGCAGACAGGTACAGGTCCACGGCCGCAAGGTGGGCGCAAAGGAAATGTGCAAGAAGATTGAAGATGTTACTGTCAAGGATCTGAGAAGGGTTGCTAGACAGGTCTTTGGCGGTGAGGTTAAGAATGTAGGTGGTGGCTCGGGCGCGCCGACGGTGGTGCTGCAGGAAGGTGAGCAGGAGGGCTTCACTAGGAAGGACTTTACGTGGGATGATATCCAGTCGAGGATTGCGAGGTGGAAACTTGGTCGTAAATAG
- a CDS encoding Tymo-45kd-70kd domain containing protein, giving the protein MPKRVRAPNCTHVDMDRVFGHDLQCQVCGRSPSIGFLYECKQDRDFVNLVDLLSPQVDKIKPCKSSLRQELEAIGLSESIILTAEKGHYTDKQLEKLKNLKLELNEIISMTEEASQVNDFVSKLTAMVRTPYATDGTYNSVPTKKSLGCTFRACHTCRPYYRDRVYISFVGVVNAEFSPMTREDIQRLPTKSAKIMSTIGTKTYKLPSSMTLDTMPSTIPTLTSFATSADVPYPPPSTASTSSSLTFKTTQTDIEEISAQRRPRRRFYKMGRRSSADIARDLSRTTAFFTPQGLKTAVQGIFRPGRESSSEGSNITLPLARTGTVREDLGDESMGEFDLGALRRVRKQKERNELRNGTYTGGFEDVGLHTAGIVDSGSGSNSISTTDSEFSVYSFATDEGGEIKVNGVALTEEAAETHTPDIMAIDVPVPENSGAAVATAEIGGDGRDEMDVDIGLQSIMAQV; this is encoded by the exons ATGCCCAAACGCGTGCGGGCGCCGAATTGCACGCATGTGGACATGGATCGTGTTTTCGGGCATGACCTGCAGTGCCAGGTTTGCGGGCGCTCACCATCCATTGGTTTCCTCTATGAGTGCAAGCAGGACCGCGACTTCGTAAATCTCGTTGACCTTTTGTCGCCGCAGGTGGACAAGATCAAGCCATGCAAATCCAGTCTGCGGCAAGAGCTGGAAGCCATCGGCCTGAGCGAGAGTATCATTCTTACTGCAGAAAAGGGGCACTACACGGATAAGCAACTGGAAAAGCTCAAGAACCTGAAATTGGAGCTCAACGAGATCATTTCCATGACGGAAGAGGCTAGCCAGGTCAATGATTTCGTCTCCAAACTCACGGCTATGGTCCGGACACCCTACGCCACTGACGGAACGTACAACAGCGTTCCCACAAAG AAGTCACTGGGATGCACATTCAGAGCATGTCACACCTGCCGTCCGTACTATCGCGACCGTGTCTATATTTCGTTTGTGGGCGTCGTCAACGCCGAATTCTCGCCCATGACACGAGAAGATATTCAGCGGCTTCCGACCAAATCAGCAAAGATTATGAGCACCATCGGCACCAAGACCTACAAGTTACCTTCTTCCATGACCCTAGACACGATGCCATCTACTATCCCGACTCTGACGTCGTTTGCTACATCTGCCGATGTCCCATACCCTCCTCCATCCACGGCTAGCACCTCCAGCTCACTCACTTTCAAGACGACTCAGACCGACATCGAGGAAATTTCTGCTCAGCGTCGCCCCCGACGTCGGTTCTACAAGATGGGTCGCCGCTCCTCTGCCGACATCGCACGCGATCTATCCCGTACAACAGCGTTCTTCACACCCCAGGGGCTCAAGACTGCTGTCCAAGGTATTTTCCGTCCAGGCCGCGAGTCCAGCTCGGAAGGCTCAAACATCACTCTTCCACTCGCCCGGACGGGCACTGTCCGCGAAGATCTTGGTGATGAGTCCATGGGAGAGTTCGATCTCGGTGCCTTGCGGCGTGTGCGCAAGCAAAAGGAGCGCAACGAACTCCGCAACGGAACCTACACGGGCGGCTTCGAGGACGTGGGTCTACACACTGCTGGTATCGTCGATAGCGGGTCTGGAAGCAACAGTATTAGTACCACGGACTCTGAGTTCTCCGTATACTCTTTCGCCACGGACGAGGGCGGCGAGATCAAGGTCAATGGCGTTGCCCTCACGGAAGAGGCGGCTGAGACTCATACTCCGGATATCATGGCCATCGACGTCCCCGTACCAGAGAATTCTGGTGCGGCGGTTGCAACTGCGGAGATTGGTGGTGATGGTAGGGATGAGATGGATGTCGATATTGGGTTACAGAGCATCATGGCGCAGGTGTGA
- a CDS encoding Mpv17-PMP22 domain containing protein, with protein sequence MSVKFDKETIHTTAAFADAAGNGKDDLMHEIGQAITKGGGPNGYLAAYLKQLQSNPLRTKMLTSGTLSGLQEFLASWIAHDRSKSGHYFTSRVPKMAIYGALISAPLGHVLISALQKLFQGRKSLKAKVLQILASNLIIAPIQNSVYLISMALIAGARTFHQVKATVKAGFWPVMKVSWVVSPISLAFAQQFLPETTWVPFFNIVGFIIGTYINAHTKKKRLAALRRKHYGDGGGSGRSQAPGSRPASRPNSRPGSVSGRPPVDEYGRPDDRPRY encoded by the exons ATGTCGGTCAAGTTCGACAAGGAGACGATTCACACAACGGCCGCATTTGCCGACGCGGCCGGCAATGGAAAGGACGACCTGATGCACGAGATTGGGCAGGCCATCACCAAAGGCGGCGGTCCCAATGGATACCTCGCA GCATACCTCAAGCAGTTGCAGAGCAACCCGCTGCGCACCAAGATGCTAACCTCGGGCACTCTTTCTGGTCTGCAAGAGTTTTTGGCCTCGTGGATTGCGCACGATAGGAGCAAGTCTGGCCACTACTTCACCTCGCGCGTCCCCAAGATGGCCATCTACGGCGCCCTCATCAGCGCGCCTCTTGGACACGTCTTGATCAGCGCTCTGCAAAAGCTCTTCCAAGGGCGCAAGAGCCTCAAGGCCAAGGTTTTGCAGATTCTCGCTAGCAACTTGATC ATCGCGCCCATCCAGAACAGTGTCTACCTCATCTCCATGGCCCTTATCGCGGGCGCCCGTACTTTCCACCAAGTCAAGGCCACTGTCAAGGCCGGCTTCTGGCCCGTCATGAAGGTCAGCTGGGTCGTCTCACCCATCTCCCTGGCCTTCGCCCAGCAATTCCTGCCCGAGACGACTTGGGTTCCCTTCTTCAACATTGTCGGTTTCATTATTGGTACTTACATCAATGCGCacaccaagaagaagaggttAGCTGCTCTCAGGCGAAAGCACTACGGCGACGGTGGTGGCAGTGGAAGGAGTCAGGCCCCGGGCAGCCGTCCAGCCAGCCGCCCCAACAGTCGCCCAGGCTCAGTAAGCGGAAGGCCTCCTGTCGACGAATACGGCCGTCCCGACGACCGTCCCCGCTACTAA